The following proteins are co-located in the Sporosarcina pasteurii genome:
- the dmpG gene encoding 4-hydroxy-2-oxovalerate aldolase, with protein MKRDLHIVDVTLRDGSHAVRHSFTEQQVRDVAKGLDQAGIEYFEVSHGDGLGGSSLQYGFSAVNELKLIEAASDVCSQAKAAVLLVPGIGTKDDLEDAVKAGAKMVRVATHVTEADVAKQHIELGRNLGLKTVGFLMMAHMAPPEKIVEQAKLFESYGAEIVYVTDSAGALLPHEVTERVSALKENLSCEIGFHAHNNLSLATANTMAAVEAGATYIDGSLRCLGAGSGNAQTEVLTAVFDRLGYKTGVDLYPIMDVANDVVAKLMPRPQEVTKASLIMGYSGVYSSFLLFAQEAAKKFNVDERDILVELGKMQAVGGQEDLITEVARELANQQLTV; from the coding sequence ATGAAACGGGATCTACATATTGTGGACGTTACGTTAAGAGATGGAAGTCACGCTGTCAGGCACTCATTTACAGAACAGCAAGTGCGTGATGTAGCAAAAGGATTAGATCAAGCTGGCATTGAATATTTCGAAGTATCGCACGGCGATGGACTGGGCGGTTCTTCTTTACAATATGGTTTTTCAGCAGTGAATGAATTGAAGTTAATTGAGGCAGCGTCAGATGTTTGCAGTCAAGCAAAAGCAGCTGTCCTTTTGGTGCCGGGAATCGGAACGAAAGATGACCTTGAAGATGCAGTAAAAGCCGGTGCGAAAATGGTTCGGGTTGCGACACATGTCACAGAAGCAGACGTTGCAAAACAACATATTGAACTCGGAAGAAACCTTGGCTTAAAAACGGTCGGCTTTCTAATGATGGCGCATATGGCACCGCCTGAAAAAATTGTAGAACAGGCAAAATTGTTTGAAAGTTACGGAGCTGAAATTGTTTATGTAACTGATTCGGCAGGTGCGCTTTTACCGCATGAAGTAACAGAACGTGTATCAGCACTTAAAGAAAACTTATCCTGTGAAATCGGGTTCCATGCGCATAATAACTTATCACTCGCGACCGCAAACACGATGGCGGCGGTCGAAGCAGGCGCAACTTATATTGACGGCAGTTTACGCTGCTTAGGTGCTGGCAGCGGGAATGCACAAACGGAAGTGCTGACTGCAGTCTTTGATCGACTTGGCTATAAGACTGGCGTAGACCTTTATCCAATTATGGATGTCGCAAACGACGTTGTTGCAAAGTTAATGCCAAGACCTCAAGAAGTAACAAAAGCAAGTTTAATTATGGGGTATTCAGGCGTGTATTCAAGCTTCTTATTATTTGCGCAAGAAGCTGCCAAGAAATTCAATGTCGATGAACGCGACATATTGGTTGAACTTGGCAAAATGCAAGCAGTTGGTGGCCAAGAAGATTTAATTACTGAAGTGGCAAGAGAACTAGCAAATCAACAACTGACAGTTTAA
- a CDS encoding excisionase family DNA-binding protein, translated as MYLTVPETAEYLGMPVSQVTKYVLDGRIRAVDDGEQFMINKEQFKNYHDHLEIAKQQIDEWRKNILLPDRDVRDED; from the coding sequence ATGTACTTAACCGTTCCCGAAACAGCTGAATATTTAGGTATGCCCGTCAGTCAAGTAACGAAGTATGTATTGGATGGTCGTATTCGTGCAGTGGATGACGGAGAGCAGTTTATGATCAATAAAGAGCAATTCAAAAATTATCACGACCACCTTGAAATCGCAAAGCAACAAATAGATGAATGGCGTAAAAACATTCTCTTGCCTGACCGCGATGTCCGGGATGAAGATTAA
- a CDS encoding acetaldehyde dehydrogenase (acetylating): MKKYKVGIIGSGNIGTDLMYKIERSPYLEMSVMVGIDPASEGLKLAKERGYQTFDNGIDGLMENPNLFDIVFDATSAKAHLRHAELLQSIDKKLIDLTPAAIGPFVVPTANLDEHLNAVNINMVTCGGQATIPIVHAISKVASVEYAEIVATVSSKSAGPGTRANIDEFTRTTSNAIEVIGRAKKGKAIIILNPAEPPIIMRDTINVLVDEEGKEEAIIASIKETVEAVQTYVPGYRLRGEPIFNGKQVTVFIEVEGAGDYFPKYSGNLDIMTAAATKVADEIAKKQLALV; this comes from the coding sequence ATGAAAAAATACAAAGTTGGTATTATCGGCTCAGGAAATATTGGCACTGATTTAATGTATAAAATCGAACGAAGCCCTTATTTAGAAATGAGTGTCATGGTCGGAATTGACCCGGCATCTGAAGGGCTCAAGCTTGCAAAAGAGCGTGGTTATCAAACTTTTGATAATGGTATAGATGGACTTATGGAAAATCCAAATCTATTTGATATTGTTTTTGATGCAACAAGTGCGAAAGCGCATTTACGTCATGCCGAGTTATTACAATCAATTGATAAAAAGTTGATTGATTTAACGCCTGCAGCAATTGGACCATTTGTTGTGCCAACTGCAAACCTCGATGAACACTTAAATGCTGTCAACATTAATATGGTCACTTGCGGTGGACAAGCGACGATTCCAATCGTTCACGCGATTAGCAAAGTGGCTTCCGTAGAGTACGCTGAAATTGTCGCCACCGTTTCAAGTAAAAGTGCTGGACCAGGTACACGCGCCAATATTGATGAATTTACACGGACGACGTCAAATGCGATTGAGGTAATTGGCCGTGCGAAAAAAGGAAAAGCTATTATTATTTTAAACCCGGCTGAACCGCCGATTATTATGCGTGACACAATCAATGTGCTCGTTGATGAAGAAGGAAAAGAAGAAGCAATTATTGCCTCTATTAAAGAAACAGTTGAAGCCGTTCAAACTTATGTACCGGGCTATCGTTTACGCGGAGAGCCAATTTTTAATGGTAAACAAGTAACTGTTTTTATTGAAGTTGAAGGAGCGGGAGATTATTTCCCGAAGTACTCAGGAAATCTAGATATTATGACCGCTGCGGCGACAAAAGTTGCGGATGAAATTGCTAAAAAGCAGTTAGCTTTAGTATAA
- a CDS encoding 4-hydroxyphenylacetate 3-hydroxylase family protein has protein sequence MQTGKEYLESLQDGRVVYLNGEKIDDVTTHPAYRNSAQSYARMYDALHDPEKSEILTAETEFGDRTHKFFKTPKSAQDLVEARDAIAEWSKMNFGFMGRTPDYKASFTGHLEGYADYYEGFEDNARAWYKKATKEVPFINHTIINPQMDRSKPLHENKDVFVRAVKERDDGIIVSGAKMVGTAAALTNYNFVANYGPTDLGGGDQSHALIFFVPMNAEGVKMISRQSYELNAMKNGSPYDFPLSSRFDENDAVIVLDNVFIPWENVLAYRNVEVSNNFLSQSGFVNRFTFHGCTRLAVKLDFMSGLLLKATEAAGTHNFRGVQANIGEVLALRNMFWGLSTAMATEPEFKENGLAVPNGFYANSYRVLAPMTWVKVKQIFEQVIAGGLIQLPSSANDFLNPDIRPYLDKYYGGTNIEAVDRVKLMKMVWDAIGTEFGGRHELYEVNYGGNHENIRLETYFHALGTGAADQYKSFVDSALSDYDLNGWTNETWKSTAEKEAVKL, from the coding sequence ATGCAAACTGGAAAAGAGTACTTAGAAAGTTTACAAGACGGAAGAGTAGTTTATCTAAATGGTGAAAAGATTGACGACGTCACAACACACCCTGCTTATCGAAATTCAGCACAATCCTATGCAAGAATGTATGATGCTTTGCATGATCCTGAAAAGAGTGAGATTTTAACTGCTGAAACGGAATTTGGGGATCGAACACATAAGTTTTTTAAAACACCTAAAAGTGCACAAGACTTAGTAGAGGCAAGAGATGCGATTGCAGAATGGTCAAAAATGAACTTTGGTTTTATGGGGAGAACCCCAGATTATAAAGCATCTTTTACAGGTCATTTGGAAGGGTATGCGGATTACTACGAGGGCTTTGAAGACAATGCAAGGGCATGGTATAAAAAAGCGACTAAAGAAGTTCCGTTTATTAACCATACGATTATTAATCCGCAAATGGATCGCTCAAAACCTCTTCACGAAAATAAAGATGTGTTCGTTCGTGCGGTGAAAGAAAGAGATGACGGAATAATTGTAAGCGGTGCCAAAATGGTTGGGACAGCGGCAGCTTTGACAAATTATAACTTTGTAGCCAATTATGGCCCGACTGATTTAGGCGGCGGTGATCAAAGTCATGCGTTAATTTTCTTTGTTCCGATGAATGCAGAAGGCGTCAAAATGATTAGCAGACAGTCCTATGAGTTAAATGCGATGAAGAACGGCTCGCCATATGATTTTCCATTATCTAGCCGTTTTGATGAAAACGATGCAGTTATTGTTTTGGATAATGTGTTTATTCCTTGGGAAAATGTGCTTGCTTATAGAAATGTAGAAGTTTCTAATAATTTCTTAAGTCAGTCTGGCTTTGTAAATCGCTTCACATTCCATGGATGTACACGACTTGCAGTGAAATTAGACTTTATGTCGGGTCTTCTATTAAAAGCGACAGAGGCTGCAGGAACGCATAATTTCAGAGGTGTGCAGGCGAATATTGGAGAAGTACTGGCGCTTCGAAATATGTTCTGGGGCTTATCGACAGCAATGGCGACTGAGCCGGAATTTAAGGAAAACGGATTAGCGGTACCTAATGGATTTTATGCAAATTCGTATCGTGTATTAGCACCTATGACTTGGGTAAAAGTTAAACAGATTTTTGAACAAGTCATTGCAGGCGGATTAATTCAACTGCCATCCAGTGCAAATGATTTCTTGAATCCAGATATTCGACCATACCTCGATAAATATTATGGCGGGACGAATATTGAAGCAGTAGATCGGGTGAAGTTAATGAAAATGGTATGGGATGCAATTGGCACAGAGTTCGGTGGAAGGCATGAACTATATGAAGTCAATTACGGAGGAAACCATGAAAATATTCGATTGGAAACTTATTTCCACGCGTTAGGAACAGGTGCGGCAGATCAGTATAAGTCATTTGTTGATAGTGCGTTAAGTGATTATGACTTAAACGGTTGGACAAATGAGACTTGGAAAAGTACAGCTGAGAAAGAAGCAGTCAAACTTTAA
- a CDS encoding BCCT family transporter — MKKISKVFYITIALIIVAVSYGAMAPESFEAVTTKAKDFVASTFGWYYMLLMSFMVALAIFFVLSPYGKIRLGKDHDRPQFSTATWIAMLFSAGMGIGLVFYGAAEPLSHFAISPATEAPNTAAAFKEGLRQSYLHWGLHVWAMYGVIALSLAFFQFRKGEPGLISATLKPIFGKKMEGPWGILVDVLAVFATSFGVATSLGFGAVQINAGLNHLFGIEIGIQSQFIIIAVVTVLFIASAWSGLSRGIKYLSNTNLVVGLVLLVIVVILGPTLLIFNMFTESFGSYVANLVEMSMRTAPLYEDRRDWLDGWTIFYWAWWISWAPFVSMFIARVSKGRTIQEFLIGVLVVPTILGAFWFAAFGSTAIDIQMNSLIDLTQSSTELTIFEMFDAMPWSLFLSIAAITLIASFFITSADSATFVLGMQSTNGSLTPPNNVKLIWGLIQSTIAVILLSVNGLTALQNTIIIAALPFSFVLLLMVVSLIKALRAELLLIKRKK, encoded by the coding sequence ATGAAGAAAATATCAAAGGTTTTTTATATTACAATCGCGCTCATTATAGTAGCGGTCAGCTATGGTGCTATGGCGCCAGAAAGTTTTGAAGCTGTCACAACAAAAGCGAAAGATTTTGTTGCGTCAACATTCGGTTGGTACTATATGTTGCTTATGTCGTTTATGGTCGCACTCGCTATATTTTTTGTACTTAGTCCTTATGGGAAAATTCGTTTAGGAAAAGACCACGATCGTCCACAGTTTTCAACAGCCACTTGGATTGCAATGCTCTTCTCAGCAGGTATGGGAATTGGCCTTGTTTTTTACGGTGCTGCCGAACCACTATCCCACTTCGCCATTAGCCCTGCTACAGAGGCGCCAAACACAGCCGCTGCTTTTAAAGAAGGTTTAAGGCAATCGTATTTACACTGGGGACTTCATGTTTGGGCAATGTACGGTGTGATTGCGCTATCTTTAGCTTTCTTTCAATTTAGGAAAGGAGAGCCTGGTTTAATTTCAGCAACATTGAAGCCGATTTTCGGTAAAAAAATGGAGGGGCCATGGGGCATTCTCGTTGACGTATTAGCCGTCTTTGCCACATCTTTTGGTGTTGCAACATCTCTCGGCTTCGGTGCTGTTCAAATTAACGCAGGACTCAATCATCTGTTTGGGATTGAAATTGGCATTCAATCACAATTTATCATTATTGCAGTTGTCACTGTCCTTTTCATTGCATCCGCATGGTCAGGACTTAGTAGAGGAATTAAGTATTTATCTAATACAAACTTAGTTGTTGGGCTCGTTCTACTTGTCATTGTTGTCATTCTTGGGCCAACATTACTCATCTTTAATATGTTCACCGAATCTTTCGGTAGTTACGTTGCGAATTTAGTCGAAATGAGTATGCGTACTGCACCTTTGTATGAAGATAGACGCGATTGGTTAGATGGCTGGACCATCTTTTACTGGGCATGGTGGATTTCATGGGCGCCATTCGTTAGTATGTTTATCGCTCGGGTATCAAAAGGTCGAACAATTCAAGAGTTTTTAATTGGCGTACTTGTGGTACCTACTATTTTAGGTGCTTTCTGGTTTGCTGCATTTGGCTCGACTGCAATTGATATTCAAATGAATAGTCTTATTGATCTAACACAATCTAGTACGGAGTTAACGATTTTTGAGATGTTTGATGCAATGCCTTGGTCATTGTTCTTATCCATCGCAGCAATTACTTTGATCGCTTCATTCTTTATCACATCTGCGGATTCGGCAACATTCGTACTCGGTATGCAGTCGACAAATGGCTCTTTAACACCGCCAAATAACGTTAAACTTATTTGGGGACTGATCCAGTCAACCATTGCAGTTATTTTACTATCTGTTAACGGATTAACCGCATTACAAAACACAATTATTATCGCAGCATTGCCATTCTCTTTCGTATTGTTACTTATGGTCGTCTCCCTGATTAAGGCGCTTAGGGCCGAACTGTTGTTAATAAAAAGGAAAAAATGA
- a CDS encoding FAD synthetase family protein produces the protein METIYLNHSTQNIVPSKAESCVIALGFFDGMHLGHQEVIESAKRIAEERQLTFACMSFFPHPKEVLLSGSEKVQYLMPMAEKQKVLHEKGVEKFYIVEFNRRFASLSPKQFVYEYLLQYGVEHVVAGFDFTYGYRGEGHMGRLAEDADGKLDVLKVEEVGCKGQKISSTLIRKLICSGRMDLIEEYLGRSYELAGKIRVNNDVFNIVIDPYYLLPASGEYEVLVKMGVAEWVQTATVVDGKVILQKYDSQQHFLHDFTNVRLEWKRCLVPVS, from the coding sequence TTGGAAACGATTTATTTAAATCATTCAACGCAAAACATTGTACCGTCTAAAGCAGAATCATGTGTCATTGCTCTTGGCTTTTTTGATGGCATGCATTTAGGCCACCAAGAAGTAATTGAGTCAGCTAAGAGAATTGCTGAAGAACGTCAACTTACATTCGCGTGCATGAGTTTTTTTCCTCATCCGAAGGAAGTGCTTTTAAGTGGCAGTGAAAAGGTCCAGTATTTGATGCCAATGGCTGAGAAACAAAAAGTTCTCCATGAAAAGGGCGTCGAAAAGTTTTATATTGTTGAATTTAACAGGCGATTTGCCTCACTATCGCCAAAGCAATTTGTCTATGAATATCTTCTTCAATATGGTGTCGAACATGTCGTGGCCGGTTTTGATTTCACCTATGGTTACCGTGGAGAAGGGCATATGGGGAGATTGGCAGAAGATGCGGACGGGAAATTAGATGTTTTGAAAGTTGAGGAAGTTGGATGTAAGGGCCAGAAAATCAGTTCGACATTAATTAGAAAGCTGATTTGTTCTGGAAGAATGGATTTGATTGAAGAATATTTGGGTAGATCTTATGAGTTGGCGGGGAAAATCCGGGTTAATAATGATGTATTTAATATAGTCATTGACCCTTATTATTTGCTGCCGGCTTCTGGTGAATACGAGGTACTTGTCAAAATGGGAGTTGCAGAATGGGTTCAAACAGCCACTGTGGTAGATGGAAAAGTAATCTTGCAAAAATATGACAGTCAGCAACATTTCTTACACGACTTTACAAATGTAAGGCTTGAGTGGAAGAGGTGCTTAGTGCCAGTTTCTTGA
- a CDS encoding catechol 2,3-dioxygenase, translated as MANFDVAQLAHVELFSPKPEETVKFFTDLMGLQVTEKQGQSVYLRAYEDFYHHTLKITEAKEAGMAHTAWRASSKEALERRVQSLEKSGYGKGWNKGDLGHGPAYEFQTPDGHNMELLWDVEYYEAPEDQKTKLKSRPQKRPNIGVPARRLDHVNLMTSDVTKNKNFMIDELGFKLREHVVLDNGAELGAWLSVSPLVHEIAVMADQGGHKGRFHHIAYWYGYPQHLMDLADLFAENGIEIESGPAKHGVSQAYFMYVYEPGGNRVELFGDSGYLIQDPDWKPVKWTEDSLAEAIVWYGGDLPEQYFTYGTPNKESKIILPIS; from the coding sequence ATGGCAAATTTTGATGTAGCGCAGTTAGCGCACGTGGAACTATTCTCTCCAAAACCAGAAGAAACGGTTAAGTTTTTTACAGATTTAATGGGCTTGCAAGTAACGGAAAAACAAGGACAATCCGTCTATTTAAGAGCATATGAAGATTTTTACCACCATACATTAAAAATCACGGAAGCGAAAGAAGCAGGAATGGCACATACTGCGTGGCGGGCAAGTTCAAAAGAAGCGTTAGAACGCAGAGTACAATCACTTGAAAAAAGCGGTTATGGAAAGGGCTGGAATAAGGGAGATTTAGGCCATGGTCCAGCTTACGAATTCCAAACACCGGACGGACATAATATGGAATTGCTTTGGGATGTTGAGTATTACGAGGCGCCTGAAGATCAGAAAACAAAACTTAAAAGCCGTCCGCAGAAGAGACCGAATATTGGGGTTCCGGCAAGACGTTTGGATCATGTCAACCTGATGACAAGCGACGTGACGAAAAATAAAAACTTCATGATCGATGAGTTGGGCTTTAAATTACGTGAACATGTTGTTTTGGATAATGGCGCTGAATTGGGGGCTTGGCTAAGTGTAAGTCCACTTGTACATGAAATTGCAGTAATGGCTGACCAGGGCGGACATAAAGGCCGTTTCCACCATATTGCTTACTGGTATGGTTATCCACAACATCTTATGGATTTAGCGGATTTATTTGCAGAAAATGGCATTGAAATTGAATCTGGTCCTGCGAAGCATGGAGTCAGCCAAGCGTACTTTATGTATGTGTATGAGCCAGGCGGAAATAGAGTTGAGTTGTTCGGTGATTCGGGTTACTTAATTCAAGATCCAGACTGGAAACCGGTTAAATGGACGGAAGATAGTCTTGCTGAAGCGATTGTGTGGTACGGAGGGGACCTTCCGGAGCAATACTTCACATATGGAACACCTAATAAGGAATCAAAAATTATTTTACCAATCTCTTAA
- a CDS encoding 2-keto-4-pentenoate hydratase, which yields MVVQLSAERLLKAEKSKRAISPLTDDYATLTVDEAYAIQLEQIREKVEKGSVIVGKKIGLTSKVMQNMFQVNEPDYGHLLDDMILLDGETVSLEDFIQPKLEFEIAFVLKKDLKGPGVTVIDVLEATDYIAPAFEIIDSRIRDWEIKFEDTVADNGSSARAILGGKPTNIEDVDLAHIGMVVYRNGKFLDSAAGAAVLGNPARAVAWLANALGKYDISLYAGEMVLSGALSAAVPIEKGDTFTAEFAHIGSVSATFQ from the coding sequence ATGGTTGTTCAATTAAGTGCCGAACGTTTATTAAAAGCTGAAAAAAGTAAGCGGGCAATTTCGCCGCTGACAGATGATTATGCAACGCTCACAGTTGATGAAGCTTACGCGATTCAATTAGAACAAATTCGTGAAAAAGTTGAAAAGGGCTCCGTCATTGTTGGAAAGAAAATTGGTTTAACAAGTAAAGTGATGCAAAATATGTTTCAAGTAAATGAACCGGATTACGGACATTTATTAGATGACATGATTTTACTTGATGGTGAAACCGTATCACTAGAAGACTTTATCCAGCCTAAGTTGGAGTTCGAAATTGCTTTTGTACTGAAGAAAGATTTAAAAGGTCCTGGTGTCACAGTGATAGACGTGCTTGAAGCGACGGATTATATCGCCCCGGCATTTGAAATCATCGACAGCCGCATACGCGATTGGGAAATTAAATTTGAAGATACGGTTGCGGATAACGGCTCTTCTGCAAGAGCAATATTGGGCGGTAAACCAACAAATATTGAGGATGTCGATTTAGCGCATATCGGCATGGTTGTTTACCGAAATGGAAAGTTTTTGGATAGTGCCGCAGGTGCAGCTGTGTTAGGGAACCCTGCACGCGCGGTTGCATGGTTGGCAAATGCATTGGGCAAATATGATATTTCTTTGTATGCAGGAGAAATGGTATTATCCGGCGCACTTTCAGCGGCAGTGCCAATCGAAAAAGGAGATACCTTTACAGCTGAGTTCGCGCATATTGGTTCAGTTTCTGCAACGTTTCAATAA
- a CDS encoding XylR N-terminal domain-containing protein, with the protein MNKLTLTNNLQVKENGSIFIQEDRSLIISIAAFGTLRKELIENIGNDRVKGFLLRYGWKLGEKDAEKVLKMNLNTIEERVLYGPKFHKMQGNARVEATKLEVNRVCEKSAQYSISMEGIWRNSYEAVEHIAQFGIVKDQNCYTLTGYGSGFLSKICNQTVIFKELTCEVQGHSECRWIAKSLDRWGEEIKSELDFYKYTPIVQELEKTYEQLVEERENLNTSILIHEKLTQEILLGNNLESIANIVHEETGIPGIITDKRHQVLAYKGIPEADLDELNRDFKNYLMNTRTDFAIDKKERLIQNTELVKLNQHSRLVTPIILQNRVIGYCSFVYPGNKKIELKIHKMLLERVASISSLFLLNEKTKFGADQRLREHFFEDILRGEYLDEKEILRKGNLIHLDLSEPFRIIAVQYQFKEKDLKNELAFHGNVLELTYKYFTEKNIGILITHKANGVVLLIPEKNIMDKRVCREDFLRFLSENFTVARFFAGISKSSSHIGKIKDRYREALTALRMTTSSNQIVTFESLGIIGPLINQNNEKEVKQIAEHALGPLLKDLDEKKIDLLKTLYTFLSNGGNLEQTALNIGLSLSGLRYRISKIEEMLDKDLRNPIYMHQLLLALQIIILIDGIDLQVVG; encoded by the coding sequence ATGAATAAATTGACTTTAACTAACAATCTTCAAGTAAAAGAAAATGGGTCTATTTTCATACAGGAGGATCGTTCACTTATTATTTCAATAGCAGCATTTGGGACACTTAGGAAAGAATTGATTGAAAATATCGGGAATGATAGAGTGAAAGGCTTTTTGTTGCGCTATGGATGGAAGTTAGGTGAGAAAGATGCAGAGAAAGTATTAAAGATGAACTTAAATACAATAGAAGAAAGAGTTTTATATGGACCAAAATTTCACAAAATGCAAGGGAATGCGAGGGTAGAAGCAACAAAACTAGAGGTTAACAGGGTTTGTGAAAAAAGTGCTCAATATTCAATTTCCATGGAAGGAATTTGGAGAAATTCTTATGAGGCAGTTGAACATATTGCCCAATTTGGCATAGTGAAAGACCAAAATTGTTATACGCTCACTGGTTATGGGAGCGGCTTTTTATCGAAAATATGCAACCAGACGGTAATATTTAAAGAATTAACGTGCGAGGTGCAAGGGCATTCCGAATGTCGGTGGATTGCTAAATCATTGGATCGGTGGGGGGAGGAAATAAAATCAGAACTTGATTTCTATAAATACACGCCCATTGTGCAAGAATTGGAAAAAACATATGAACAACTAGTAGAAGAGAGAGAGAATTTAAATACAAGTATCCTGATTCACGAAAAGTTGACACAGGAGATTCTGCTAGGTAATAATTTGGAGTCGATTGCAAATATAGTCCATGAAGAAACGGGAATACCAGGTATTATTACGGATAAACGTCACCAAGTACTCGCTTATAAAGGGATTCCCGAAGCGGACCTTGATGAACTGAATAGGGACTTTAAGAACTACTTGATGAATACACGAACAGATTTTGCTATTGATAAAAAAGAGCGGCTCATTCAAAATACGGAACTTGTAAAATTAAATCAGCATAGCCGGCTTGTTACCCCTATCATTCTTCAGAACCGAGTTATAGGATACTGTTCCTTTGTATATCCCGGGAATAAAAAAATAGAACTTAAAATCCATAAAATGCTTTTAGAAAGGGTTGCTTCAATAAGCTCTTTATTTCTATTAAATGAAAAAACAAAGTTTGGTGCGGATCAGCGTTTGCGTGAACACTTTTTTGAAGATATTTTACGCGGCGAATATTTGGATGAAAAAGAGATTTTACGAAAAGGGAACTTAATTCACCTTGATCTGTCAGAGCCATTTCGCATTATTGCAGTTCAATATCAGTTTAAAGAAAAAGATCTGAAAAATGAGTTAGCCTTTCACGGAAATGTGTTGGAATTAACGTATAAGTATTTCACCGAAAAAAATATCGGAATATTAATTACACATAAAGCAAATGGCGTCGTACTATTAATTCCCGAAAAAAATATAATGGACAAGCGGGTCTGCAGAGAGGATTTTTTACGATTTTTGTCGGAAAATTTTACAGTGGCTCGCTTTTTTGCTGGGATTAGTAAATCTTCGTCACATATCGGAAAAATAAAAGATCGTTATCGTGAAGCATTAACGGCCCTTCGTATGACCACGAGTAGCAACCAAATCGTGACATTCGAATCGTTAGGCATAATAGGGCCGCTTATTAATCAAAACAATGAAAAAGAAGTTAAACAAATTGCTGAACATGCGTTAGGACCCCTTTTGAAAGATTTAGATGAAAAGAAAATAGACTTATTAAAAACACTATATACTTTCCTATCAAATGGCGGGAATTTAGAACAAACCGCATTAAATATTGGTCTTTCTCTTAGTGGTTTAAGATATAGGATTTCTAAAATCGAGGAAATGCTTGATAAGGATTTACGTAACCCCATCTATATGCATCAACTATTACTTGCCTTACAAATTATCATATTAATAGATGGTATAGATTTGCAGGTAGTGGGTTAA
- a CDS encoding flavin reductase family protein → MDDLKFRKAMGKFASGVTVITTDLEDDVHGMTANAFMSLSLHPKLVVVSIDNRAHMLEKIRSSKKYAVNILAEDQQILSMNFAGQLKENIDISFATLSGQSVLEGAVAQVTCEVVNEHVEGDHTLFIGKVTDIHIEDREPLLFYNGKYRSLKEEKVVETV, encoded by the coding sequence ATGGATGACCTTAAATTTCGAAAAGCGATGGGTAAATTTGCTTCAGGTGTCACGGTAATTACGACAGATTTGGAAGATGATGTTCACGGTATGACTGCAAACGCTTTCATGTCACTTTCCCTTCATCCTAAATTAGTCGTTGTGTCTATAGATAATCGGGCACATATGTTGGAGAAAATTAGAAGCAGTAAAAAGTACGCAGTGAATATTTTAGCTGAGGATCAGCAGATTCTATCTATGAACTTTGCGGGTCAGTTAAAAGAGAACATCGACATTTCATTTGCCACCTTAAGTGGACAGTCCGTTTTAGAGGGTGCAGTTGCACAAGTGACTTGCGAAGTTGTTAATGAACATGTAGAAGGCGATCATACGCTCTTTATTGGAAAGGTGACAGATATTCATATAGAAGATCGCGAGCCTTTGCTTTTCTATAATGGGAAATATCGATCCTTAAAAGAAGAAAAGGTAGTTGAAACTGTCTAG